The Amblyomma americanum isolate KBUSLIRL-KWMA chromosome 3, ASM5285725v1, whole genome shotgun sequence genome window below encodes:
- the LOC144124264 gene encoding uncharacterized protein LOC144124264 → MPSCCVPGCRSRTPGQEPGVTFHTFPKDPERRRQWTEAVRPGQRDWEPAKWTCVCSKHFLPEHFDRMSPLVVRIRADAVPLQEPLSQQPGDGTAVAATAQHGAQQALTQSHTSPASPLQQAPMDVAESQETLAGLSQQAPMDVTERQETLPGPSQQASMDVATMLDIQPGPSQAFQLTPELPTLPTAPASVGTPRRRPAMVNGPVKSAYF, encoded by the exons atgcccagctgctgcgttcctgggtgtcggtcgcgcacgccaggacaagaaccgggcgtcactttccacac gtttccgaaagatccagagcgaaggaggcagtggactgaggccgttagaccaggccaaagagactgggagccagcaaaatggacctgcgtatgttcaaaacatttcctgcccgagcacttcgatcggatgtcgccgctcgtagttcgtatacgtgcggatgccgtcccccttcag gaacccctttcacagcagccaggcgatggcacagctgttgctgccactgctcagcatggcgcccagcaagcactaacacaaagtcacacatctccagcatctccactgcaacag gcacctatggatgtcgctgaaagccaggagactttggcaggcctatcacaacag gcacctatggatgtcactgaaaggcaggaaactttaccaggcccatcacaacag gcatctatggatgtggccacaatgctggacattcagccagggccatctcaagcctttcaacttacacca gaacttccgactttgccaaccgccccagcctctgttgggacgccacgaaggaggccagcaatggtaaatggacctgtcaaaagtgcctatttctga